A region of Veillonellaceae bacterium DNA encodes the following proteins:
- a CDS encoding TetR/AcrR family transcriptional regulator, translating into MDRRQKRTRTAIFKSFSALLSEKPYAKITIQDIIDLANIGRSTFYAHFQTKESLLEEMCGELFDHIIEGVMNDDLPSDSDAHETINGHDPVFCHLLQHIAANTNHTRDLLTSESSDIFLRFFKQSLDKLIESYLLKNNKLRGQVPESFLVNHISGSFVEMVQWWVRNGMKETPEELDRYFHAVISNII; encoded by the coding sequence ATGGATCGCAGACAAAAAAGAACAAGGACCGCTATCTTCAAATCTTTCAGCGCACTCCTTTCCGAAAAACCGTATGCAAAGATCACTATTCAGGACATCATTGACCTGGCCAACATTGGAAGAAGCACATTCTACGCTCATTTTCAGACCAAAGAATCCCTGCTTGAAGAAATGTGCGGCGAACTCTTCGATCACATCATTGAAGGCGTCATGAACGACGACCTCCCGAGCGACAGTGACGCACATGAAACGATAAACGGTCATGATCCCGTTTTCTGTCACCTGCTCCAGCACATCGCGGCCAACACAAATCATACACGCGACCTGCTGACTTCCGAGAGCTCGGACATTTTCCTACGCTTCTTCAAGCAGAGCCTCGATAAGCTGATCGAATCCTACCTGCTGAAAAACAACAAGCTTCGCGGACAGGTTCCGGAAAGCTTCCTCGTCAACCACATCTCCGGCAGCTTCGTCGAAATGGTTCAGTGGTGGGTCAGAAACGGCATGAAAGAAAC
- the sucC gene encoding ADP-forming succinate--CoA ligase subunit beta, which translates to MNIHEYQSKQILRQYGLHVPEGYPAFTVEDAVQSAKRLDTPVVVVKAQIHAGGRGEAGGVKIAHSLDEVRQYAREILGKTLVTKQTGPKGKKVTRLLIEAGCHIKKEYYLSFLVDRQAECIVMMGSESGGMDIETVAAQHPEKILKEYIDPVIGLADFQAKRMAYGLHFEQVAVNKAAAFMKYLYQVFVGKDCSLAEVNPMVLTQENDVIALDAKLNFDDSTLARHPDIVALRDVLEEDQKEAQAAREGLNYVNLGGDVACMVNGAGLAMATVDIIKENGGDPANFLDVGGDSTPEKIVAAFRIMMEDNQVKGVLINIFGGINKCDVIAEGIVESAALLSEGKAEFPIPVIVRLEGRNVERGREILHTAHIKNLYPATSMEEGAIRVIQLVKEQEEREKAAAAPTAPAETAEGEVK; encoded by the coding sequence ATGAATATTCATGAATACCAGAGTAAACAAATTCTAAGGCAGTACGGTCTGCATGTACCGGAAGGCTACCCGGCCTTCACGGTCGAAGATGCTGTGCAGAGTGCGAAGCGTCTGGACACACCGGTCGTCGTCGTCAAGGCACAGATCCATGCAGGCGGACGCGGCGAAGCAGGCGGCGTCAAGATTGCCCATTCTCTTGATGAAGTCCGTCAGTATGCAAGAGAAATCCTGGGCAAGACGCTCGTAACAAAGCAGACCGGCCCGAAGGGCAAGAAGGTCACCCGTCTTTTGATTGAAGCAGGATGCCATATCAAGAAGGAATATTATCTGTCCTTCCTCGTCGACCGTCAGGCTGAATGCATCGTCATGATGGGTTCTGAATCCGGCGGCATGGATATTGAAACGGTAGCTGCCCAGCATCCGGAAAAAATTCTGAAGGAATACATCGATCCGGTCATCGGCCTTGCTGATTTCCAGGCAAAGCGCATGGCTTACGGTCTTCATTTCGAACAGGTCGCTGTCAACAAGGCAGCTGCTTTCATGAAGTACCTCTACCAGGTCTTCGTCGGCAAGGACTGCTCGCTGGCTGAGGTCAACCCGATGGTTCTGACACAGGAAAATGATGTCATCGCTCTTGATGCGAAGCTGAACTTCGATGACAGCACACTGGCTCGTCACCCGGATATCGTGGCTCTGCGCGATGTTCTTGAAGAAGATCAGAAGGAAGCACAGGCTGCCCGTGAAGGCTTGAACTACGTCAACCTCGGCGGCGATGTAGCGTGCATGGTCAATGGTGCAGGCCTGGCTATGGCGACAGTCGATATCATCAAGGAAAATGGCGGCGATCCGGCCAACTTCCTGGATGTCGGCGGCGACTCAACTCCTGAAAAGATCGTTGCGGCATTCCGCATCATGATGGAAGATAATCAGGTCAAAGGGGTATTGATCAATATCTTCGGCGGCATCAACAAGTGCGATGTCATTGCAGAAGGCATCGTGGAATCAGCAGCTCTCCTTTCGGAAGGGAAGGCTGAATTCCCGATCCCGGTCATCGTAAGACTGGAAGGCAGAAACGTAGAACGCGGCAGGGAAATCCTCCATACCGCTCATATCAAGAATTTGTACCCGGCTACCTCCATGGAAGAAGGCGCTATCCGTGTCATCCAGCTCGTCAAGGAGCAGGAAGAACGTGAAAAGGCTGCAGCTGCACCGACTGCTCCTGCAGAAACCGCAGAAGGGGAGGTAAAGTAA
- the sucD gene encoding succinate--CoA ligase subunit alpha, with translation MAILINKDTKVIVQGITGKAARFHTEQMRKFGTNIVAGVSPGKAGQLVQGIPVFNTVRDAVIATGANASIIFVPAPSAADSIMEAVEAEVPLVVCITEHIPLEDMVVVHRYMVGRKTRLIGPNCPGLLMTDQCNIGIIPGEIFRKGHVGVVSRSGTLTYEATFQLTNAGIGQTGAIGIGGDPIKGTDFIDALKLYNEDPDTDAVLMIGEIGGNAEEEAAQWIHENMKKPVAGFIAGRMAPPGKRMGHAGAIISGGKGTAAEKIAALEAVGIPVAPTVAHIGRTVIELLKKNGLYEKCHTC, from the coding sequence ATGGCGATTCTGATTAATAAGGATACGAAGGTCATTGTACAGGGCATCACAGGCAAGGCTGCCCGTTTCCATACAGAACAGATGAGAAAATTCGGCACGAATATCGTAGCCGGTGTATCTCCGGGAAAGGCAGGCCAGCTGGTGCAGGGGATTCCTGTATTCAATACGGTCCGCGATGCTGTCATTGCGACCGGGGCTAATGCTTCCATCATTTTCGTACCGGCTCCGTCGGCTGCTGATTCCATCATGGAAGCAGTAGAGGCTGAAGTGCCGCTCGTTGTCTGCATCACGGAACATATTCCTCTCGAAGACATGGTTGTCGTTCACCGTTACATGGTTGGAAGAAAGACACGTCTCATCGGACCGAACTGCCCGGGTCTGCTTATGACCGATCAGTGCAATATCGGCATCATCCCAGGTGAAATCTTCAGGAAAGGCCATGTAGGCGTCGTTTCCCGTTCCGGCACGCTGACATATGAAGCTACATTCCAGCTGACAAATGCAGGCATCGGACAGACGGGCGCTATCGGCATCGGCGGCGACCCGATCAAGGGCACGGATTTCATTGATGCTCTGAAGTTGTATAATGAAGATCCGGATACGGATGCAGTCCTCATGATCGGCGAAATCGGCGGCAATGCAGAAGAGGAAGCTGCCCAGTGGATTCATGAAAATATGAAGAAACCGGTCGCAGGCTTCATCGCAGGACGCATGGCACCTCCAGGAAAACGAATGGGCCATGCAGGCGCTATCATTTCCGGCGGCAAGGGCACAGCTGCTGAAAAGATCGCAGCTCTTGAAGCAGTAGGCATTCCTGTCGCACCAACTGTCGCTCATATCGGAAGAACGGTCATCGAGCTTCTGAAGAAGAACGGCCTCTATGAAAAGTGCCACACCTGCTGA
- a CDS encoding RNA helicase — MFDKFQDALVVLVFFYMVYRVGWGSGMTAINTFMLLCAVVALISIALKRTGYLDRMKERKLEEERKLEEEKKEAK, encoded by the coding sequence ATGTTTGACAAATTTCAGGATGCGCTCGTCGTTCTCGTTTTCTTTTATATGGTGTACCGCGTGGGCTGGGGAAGCGGGATGACGGCCATCAATACGTTCATGCTGCTCTGCGCCGTCGTGGCGCTGATCTCGATCGCTTTGAAGCGCACGGGATACCTGGATAGGATGAAGGAAAGGAAGCTGGAAGAGGAGCGGAAACTGGAAGAAGAGAAAAAGGAAGCGAAATAA
- a CDS encoding phosphatase PAP2 family protein produces MNADLKAAVKINSLAGKVRPFDLMMDLITRYGHWAFVIYGLLLWFTPGKTREDRRNACASAFIGVCIASLISYAIGRVWKRERPFRESPMIWNFTGHRANASFPSNHTMNGCVVAMELIRHNTKGSKLMAVLAGILAFSRVFAGMHYPSDVLGGAAIAAIVHKAVHMPALSALTGVLAAFGSWLSDDLVRKVTGR; encoded by the coding sequence ATGAATGCTGATCTGAAAGCGGCTGTGAAGATTAACAGCCTGGCCGGGAAAGTTCGGCCTTTTGATCTGATGATGGATCTGATAACCCGGTACGGGCACTGGGCCTTTGTGATTTACGGTCTTCTCCTCTGGTTCACTCCGGGAAAGACACGGGAAGACAGGAGAAATGCATGCGCTTCCGCTTTTATCGGCGTATGCATAGCTTCGCTTATTTCCTATGCCATAGGACGCGTATGGAAACGTGAGCGTCCCTTCAGGGAAAGTCCGATGATCTGGAATTTCACGGGCCACCGCGCGAATGCTTCTTTCCCGAGCAATCACACGATGAACGGGTGCGTGGTTGCTATGGAGCTCATCCGCCACAATACGAAAGGCTCGAAGCTGATGGCAGTCCTCGCGGGAATTCTTGCTTTTTCCCGTGTGTTTGCAGGCATGCATTACCCTTCCGACGTGCTTGGCGGGGCTGCGATTGCGGCCATCGTCCACAAAGCTGTCCATATGCCGGCTCTTTCTGCTCTGACCGGGGTGCTGGCAGCTTTCGGCTCGTGGCTGTCTGACGATCTTGTCAGGAAAGTAACGGGCAGGTGA
- a CDS encoding WYL domain-containing protein, with protein sequence MAVEKGDTGSKMSIIRIVQVLLRESDKDHPLSQQEILDYMEGKYGMAVNRKSVGRNLTRLRDAGLPVFCREVPRMMNGKKVPLSLDWYWDHVLAREDLKALIDLLYFSHLPPQQVKQLAEKLKRIQIRSFDDGKTLVKNLPSAGKSADFDPVIALLTTAGEGKRKISFYYDHYEADGKRHHGRLPSGEDRLLTASPLLIIASDDRYALLAEKDEGGIEVYFLDLMSDVKLLEDPASDTLTQAQIQALKPSDYLYSAHEIFRGKPELCTFEADWHLMTDIVNDFGKTAHLSSGNQTKVTIEIMIQPEAMKAWAMRHAPLVKILSPAYLVKEVREAAAELARLYGLP encoded by the coding sequence ATGGCGGTGGAAAAGGGAGATACAGGGAGCAAGATGTCGATCATCCGTATCGTGCAGGTGCTTCTGCGCGAGTCGGATAAGGATCACCCGCTCTCGCAGCAGGAAATCCTCGACTATATGGAAGGAAAGTATGGCATGGCGGTGAACAGGAAGTCTGTGGGACGAAATCTCACAAGGCTTCGGGATGCAGGGCTTCCTGTGTTCTGCCGCGAGGTGCCGCGCATGATGAACGGGAAGAAAGTGCCTCTCTCTCTTGACTGGTACTGGGATCATGTGCTGGCCAGGGAGGATCTGAAGGCGCTCATCGATCTTCTCTATTTCTCTCATCTTCCGCCGCAGCAGGTCAAGCAGCTTGCTGAGAAGCTGAAGAGAATCCAGATCCGCTCTTTCGACGACGGAAAGACTCTGGTAAAGAATCTTCCATCTGCAGGGAAATCTGCGGATTTCGATCCGGTGATTGCGCTTTTGACGACGGCAGGCGAGGGAAAGAGGAAGATTTCCTTCTACTATGACCATTATGAAGCGGACGGCAAGCGTCATCATGGAAGGCTGCCATCCGGCGAAGACAGGCTTCTTACGGCAAGCCCGCTTCTGATCATCGCTTCAGATGACCGTTATGCGCTTCTGGCGGAAAAGGATGAAGGCGGGATCGAGGTATACTTCCTTGATCTCATGTCTGACGTGAAGCTTCTGGAGGACCCGGCATCGGATACACTGACGCAGGCCCAGATCCAGGCTTTGAAGCCGTCGGATTACCTGTATTCTGCCCATGAAATTTTCCGCGGGAAACCGGAGCTCTGCACGTTCGAGGCAGACTGGCATCTCATGACGGACATCGTCAATGATTTCGGCAAGACGGCTCATCTTTCATCAGGCAATCAGACGAAGGTCACGATTGAAATCATGATACAGCCTGAAGCGATGAAGGCATGGGCGATGCGTCATGCGCCGCTCGTCAAGATTCTTTCGCCCGCTTATCTCGTGAAGGAGGTGAGGGAGGCTGCGGCTGAACTGGCCCGCCTCTATGGACTTCCATGA
- a CDS encoding spore germination protein GerW family protein yields MDDEVRKQIFEEFKEMITTESVVGEPIHLGDATIVPFVDISFGFGTGSHGTAGAGGAGGGKVTPTAVLIMKGERVELFSIKNAAANTTIDRVLNMVPEVISRFSKKKEKKEEVREAALKEAEQAMKEEKETAVLEAKADGTTEEKK; encoded by the coding sequence ATGGATGACGAAGTAAGAAAGCAGATTTTCGAAGAATTTAAGGAAATGATTACGACAGAATCTGTTGTCGGGGAACCGATTCATCTGGGGGATGCAACCATCGTTCCTTTCGTTGATATTTCCTTCGGCTTTGGCACGGGCTCTCATGGCACGGCCGGAGCTGGCGGAGCAGGCGGCGGAAAAGTCACACCGACGGCTGTTCTGATCATGAAGGGTGAAAGAGTTGAACTCTTCTCCATCAAGAATGCGGCTGCCAACACGACGATCGACCGTGTCCTCAATATGGTGCCGGAAGTGATTTCCCGTTTCTCCAAGAAGAAAGAGAAGAAGGAAGAAGTCCGTGAAGCTGCCCTGAAGGAAGCAGAACAGGCCATGAAGGAAGAGAAAGAAACGGCTGTCCTTGAGGCGAAAGCAGACGGAACGACGGAAGAGAAGAAGTAG
- a CDS encoding OmpH family outer membrane protein — protein sequence MKMKKTVAAIAAGMITLGAMVSASAAGIGYVNSNALLQAHPKMQKAQLDMRNAAQKAQENFKKRAAGKSDQEKQQIANEIQRDLNQEEQSTMQPILSDIMKAIQRVRQQKGLDIVLEQGAVVDGGIDITSEVSQQLAK from the coding sequence ATGAAAATGAAAAAGACAGTTGCAGCTATCGCTGCTGGCATGATTACTCTTGGCGCTATGGTTTCTGCTTCCGCAGCAGGCATCGGCTACGTCAATTCCAACGCTCTTCTGCAGGCTCATCCGAAAATGCAGAAAGCTCAGCTCGACATGAGAAATGCAGCTCAGAAGGCTCAGGAAAACTTCAAGAAACGCGCAGCAGGCAAGAGCGATCAGGAAAAACAGCAGATTGCCAATGAAATCCAGCGCGACCTGAACCAGGAAGAACAGTCCACCATGCAGCCGATCCTCTCCGATATCATGAAAGCTATCCAGAGAGTTCGTCAGCAGAAGGGCCTCGACATCGTTCTTGAACAGGGCGCAGTCGTAGACGGCGGCATCGACATCACATCCGAAGTCAGCCAGCAGCTCGCAAAATAA
- a CDS encoding HD domain-containing protein produces MNQLAELCKAMIAYDKGDPKRIHHFLKVNAFAHQIGLEEGVSDKILFLLDAVTYVHDIGIHEGERRFGRNDGMIQQELGPDEARPMLEKLQFEKEDIDRICWLIAHHHSYGSIDGPDAQILAEADMLVNQYESGASRQQNEALYKRLYKTEAGKRLFRELYFETYDPGDKTNA; encoded by the coding sequence ATGAATCAGCTCGCAGAACTTTGCAAAGCCATGATTGCTTACGACAAGGGTGATCCGAAGAGGATCCATCATTTCCTGAAGGTAAACGCCTTCGCTCATCAGATCGGCCTGGAGGAAGGCGTTTCTGACAAAATCCTTTTCCTTTTGGATGCAGTAACGTATGTCCATGATATCGGCATACATGAAGGGGAAAGACGCTTCGGAAGAAATGACGGCATGATCCAGCAGGAACTGGGACCGGATGAAGCGCGCCCGATGCTGGAAAAGCTGCAATTCGAGAAGGAAGATATCGACCGCATCTGCTGGCTGATCGCTCATCACCATTCTTATGGCAGCATCGACGGCCCTGATGCCCAGATCCTGGCTGAGGCTGATATGCTGGTCAACCAGTATGAAAGCGGTGCTTCCCGCCAGCAGAATGAAGCGCTCTACAAGCGTCTCTACAAGACAGAAGCAGGCAAGCGCCTCTTCCGTGAACTGTATTTTGAAACCTACGATCCGGGCGATAAGACAAATGCGTGA
- a CDS encoding 8-oxo-dGTP diphosphatase: MRDTSLVYPVGKDGRILLGRKRRGMGFGKWNGFGGKIEAGETMRECAARELFEESGLKARPEDLIPVGDLYFHQPSDPEWSHAGIVYFVKVWEGTPAETEEMQPKWFLPSEFPYEDMWMADRVWLPMILKGERIRGTIYFDKDGETVYDYEFEDMDQ; the protein is encoded by the coding sequence ATGCGTGATACGTCGCTCGTCTATCCGGTCGGAAAGGACGGAAGGATCCTCCTTGGACGCAAGAGAAGGGGCATGGGCTTTGGCAAGTGGAACGGCTTCGGCGGAAAGATCGAGGCGGGGGAAACGATGCGCGAATGCGCGGCCCGCGAGCTTTTCGAGGAGTCAGGCCTGAAAGCACGCCCGGAGGATCTCATTCCTGTCGGCGATCTCTATTTCCATCAGCCTTCGGATCCGGAGTGGTCGCATGCCGGTATCGTCTATTTCGTGAAGGTCTGGGAAGGGACGCCCGCTGAGACGGAAGAAATGCAGCCGAAGTGGTTCCTTCCTTCCGAGTTTCCTTATGAGGACATGTGGATGGCTGACCGCGTATGGCTGCCGATGATCCTCAAGGGCGAAAGAATCCGCGGCACCATCTATTTCGACAAGGATGGCGAGACGGTCTATGATTATGAATTCGAGGACATGGATCAATGA
- the mutY gene encoding A/G-specific adenine glycosylase, translated as MSMPDKDWPKRLLSWFDANKRDLPWRESKPRNPYHVWVSEIMLQQTRTEAVKPYYESWMARFPTIKDLADADEQDVLHQWQGLGYYSRARNLHKAAREMEEKYGSEMPDTADEVRALPGIGDYTAGAILSIAFGKKEPAVDGNVLRVYARLYGIEDDVLKTAGRKKIRALCEETIPERAGDFNEALMDLGANVCIPKHPRCSMCPLSSSCLALKEGREEELPIRGKKQPPKEFYAACAICIKGGKVLLHKRPESGMLASMWEFPMVLTEKADTAADELSHFLHGKLEGPVWKYNHVFTHRIWYMNAYMAGNITVPEGEYKYFSPEEYKEIPLAGPHARLAAFAEKLISDF; from the coding sequence ATGAGTATGCCGGATAAAGACTGGCCGAAGCGCCTTCTTTCCTGGTTCGATGCAAATAAGCGCGACCTTCCGTGGCGGGAATCCAAGCCTAGGAATCCTTACCATGTGTGGGTCTCGGAAATCATGCTGCAGCAGACGAGGACGGAGGCGGTGAAGCCTTACTACGAAAGCTGGATGGCGCGTTTCCCGACGATCAAAGATCTGGCGGATGCCGATGAGCAGGATGTCCTTCACCAGTGGCAGGGGCTTGGCTACTACAGCCGGGCAAGGAATCTGCACAAGGCGGCGCGCGAGATGGAAGAGAAGTACGGCTCCGAAATGCCGGATACGGCAGATGAAGTCCGTGCGCTCCCCGGCATTGGCGACTATACGGCCGGCGCTATTCTTTCCATTGCTTTTGGAAAGAAGGAGCCGGCTGTCGATGGCAATGTCCTTCGCGTCTACGCAAGGCTCTACGGCATCGAGGATGATGTCCTGAAGACGGCAGGAAGGAAGAAGATCCGCGCGCTCTGCGAGGAAACGATTCCTGAAAGGGCAGGGGATTTCAATGAAGCACTGATGGATCTTGGCGCGAATGTCTGCATACCGAAGCATCCAAGGTGCAGCATGTGTCCTCTTTCCTCTTCCTGTCTTGCCTTGAAGGAGGGAAGGGAAGAAGAGCTTCCCATCCGCGGAAAGAAGCAGCCGCCTAAGGAGTTCTATGCAGCCTGTGCTATCTGCATCAAAGGAGGAAAGGTTCTTCTCCATAAAAGGCCGGAGAGCGGCATGCTGGCCTCCATGTGGGAATTTCCCATGGTCCTGACTGAGAAGGCAGATACAGCGGCAGATGAACTTTCCCATTTCCTTCATGGGAAACTGGAAGGACCTGTCTGGAAGTACAATCATGTCTTCACGCACCGCATCTGGTACATGAACGCGTACATGGCGGGAAATATCACCGTGCCGGAAGGGGAGTACAAGTACTTCTCGCCGGAAGAATACAAGGAAATCCCGCTGGCAGGACCGCATGCCAGACTTGCGGCTTTTGCAGAAAAGCTGATTTCCGATTTCTAA
- a CDS encoding metallophosphoesterase, whose amino-acid sequence MAFGKFIIMMFAVIGLIDGSILALVFRKRRFYLWSLGGAIAGAIPAWYFNWYGLAYDSLGIWSLYLAYLLDGIMVACLIIPIPAFILGILSFIPGLRYFISNLGKGLIAIALVIGVYGCVMGNSREVVEYHDIYVKDLPAAFEGYKVAQETDTHIGAYFRYTDMPSELLRAKNEGADVLFFTGDLIDDVRYMPQVAEDFTKAEKYFPDGIFYIWGNHEYYRNQPLIEEDLKNTPVKMLVNNHTYIEKDGQRLYVAGVDFPFARGTQKEIEEEKWADEAFAGIPKGAPVIFLAHHSDFIDQGFKHGAFLTLTGHTHGTQFGLFGKPIITPFKYTRGMYSDGTHYGYVARGDASWFPFRFSCPRELTIFTLHRA is encoded by the coding sequence ATGGCATTTGGAAAATTCATCATCATGATGTTTGCGGTGATCGGACTCATCGACGGTTCGATCCTGGCGCTCGTATTTCGTAAGCGGCGCTTTTACTTATGGTCGCTGGGAGGTGCCATCGCAGGTGCGATCCCTGCCTGGTACTTCAACTGGTACGGGCTTGCCTATGACAGTCTGGGGATCTGGTCGCTTTATCTCGCCTACCTTCTGGACGGCATCATGGTCGCCTGTCTCATCATCCCGATTCCTGCCTTTATCCTTGGAATCCTTTCCTTCATCCCGGGGCTCAGGTACTTCATTTCCAATCTGGGAAAGGGCCTCATCGCCATTGCGCTTGTGATTGGCGTCTACGGCTGCGTGATGGGGAACAGCCGCGAAGTCGTCGAGTATCACGACATCTACGTCAAGGATCTGCCGGCCGCGTTTGAAGGGTACAAGGTCGCACAGGAAACGGATACGCACATCGGCGCTTACTTCCGCTACACGGATATGCCATCTGAGCTCCTCCGCGCAAAGAATGAAGGGGCAGACGTCCTTTTCTTCACCGGGGATCTCATCGACGATGTACGGTACATGCCGCAGGTCGCTGAGGATTTCACAAAAGCAGAGAAATATTTCCCGGATGGCATTTTCTACATCTGGGGCAATCATGAGTATTACAGGAATCAGCCGCTCATTGAAGAGGACCTGAAGAATACACCCGTCAAGATGCTGGTGAATAACCACACGTACATTGAAAAGGACGGACAAAGACTCTACGTCGCAGGCGTCGATTTCCCGTTTGCCAGAGGCACGCAGAAGGAAATCGAGGAAGAAAAATGGGCTGATGAAGCGTTCGCAGGCATTCCGAAGGGAGCTCCCGTCATCTTCCTGGCCCACCATTCCGATTTCATCGATCAGGGCTTCAAGCACGGCGCATTCCTGACGCTGACAGGCCATACCCACGGCACGCAGTTCGGCCTCTTCGGCAAGCCGATCATCACGCCATTCAAGTACACGAGAGGCATGTACAGCGACGGTACTCATTACGGCTACGTCGCAAGAGGCGACGCCAGCTGGTTCCCGTTCCGCTTCAGCTGCCCGAGAGAACTGACCATTTTCACACTCCACAGAGCATAA